In Candidatus Bathyarchaeia archaeon, one DNA window encodes the following:
- a CDS encoding YhbY family RNA-binding protein, which yields MSRLTAGMRRRLKREFSSEKPTVWIGKGQVSEDLIKEIEKQLEKRGTIKVKILKAALKEKKAAEIAAEVSKRTEAELIEVRGHTFILHKRRRKSTKK from the coding sequence GTGAGTAGGCTGACCGCTGGGATGAGGCGCCGCTTGAAGAGGGAGTTCAGCAGCGAAAAACCAACCGTTTGGATTGGCAAGGGACAAGTTTCAGAAGACCTCATCAAGGAAATAGAGAAACAACTGGAAAAACGGGGCACAATCAAAGTTAAGATTTTGAAGGCTGCCCTAAAAGAGAAGAAGGCAGCGGAAATAGCGGCGGAAGTCTCCAAACGCACAGAAGCAGAACTAATCGAGGTTAGGGGACACACATTTATCCTTCATAAGCGTCGAAGAAAATCCACTAAAAAGTGA
- a CDS encoding DNA-binding protein: MSDEELEELRRRKLLALQQKLAEEQRRAQMEQQLELQKQAILKSILTPEARQRLANLKLVKPEFTAQLELQLIQLAQMGKLPIPLTDEQLKQILIQLQSQKREIKIRRV, encoded by the coding sequence ATGTCTGACGAGGAGCTTGAGGAACTACGCAGAAGAAAACTTCTTGCCCTTCAACAAAAACTTGCCGAAGAACAGCGGAGAGCCCAAATGGAGCAACAACTCGAACTCCAAAAGCAGGCAATACTGAAAAGCATTCTAACCCCTGAAGCCCGACAGAGACTTGCAAACCTTAAGCTTGTAAAGCCCGAATTCACAGCCCAACTCGAACTTCAGCTGATACAGCTAGCTCAAATGGGCAAACTGCCTATTCCATTAACAGACGAGCAACTAAAGCAAATTCTGATTCAACTGCAATCTCAAAAGCGAGAAATAAAAATAAGAAGGGTTTGA
- a CDS encoding 30S ribosomal protein S19e, with protein sequence MPTPYDVPAPEFIQKLAEYIKENIDEIKPPPWASIVKTGAHVQRPPDNPDWWYIRCASLLRKIYIHGPIGIEKLRAEYGGRKDFGVRPEHAVKAGGAIIRKALQQLEAVGLIEKYQNKGRRITREGRKLLEEIAEEVMRDLLKRMPELEKYQKSE encoded by the coding sequence TTGCCAACACCCTACGATGTCCCAGCACCCGAATTTATCCAAAAACTAGCCGAATACATAAAAGAGAACATCGACGAGATTAAGCCACCCCCTTGGGCGAGCATAGTTAAAACGGGGGCCCACGTGCAAAGACCGCCGGACAACCCGGATTGGTGGTATATCCGCTGCGCCTCATTACTGCGCAAGATATACATTCATGGGCCAATAGGCATAGAGAAACTCCGCGCCGAATATGGTGGCAGAAAGGACTTCGGAGTAAGACCGGAACACGCGGTTAAAGCTGGTGGTGCAATAATAAGGAAGGCGCTCCAACAACTCGAAGCGGTAGGTTTAATTGAGAAATACCAGAATAAGGGGAGAAGAATAACAAGGGAGGGCCGCAAGCTTCTCGAGGAGATAGCTGAAGAAGTAATGAGGGATTTGTTGAAGAGAATGCCGGAGCTGGAGAAATATCAGAAGAGTGAGTAG
- a CDS encoding 50S ribosomal protein L39e: MARFKPTAKKRRLAKAGKVKRAVPTWVIARTAGKFRTHPKRRHWRVRKIKA, translated from the coding sequence ATGGCGCGGTTTAAGCCCACCGCAAAAAAGAGAAGACTCGCAAAAGCTGGAAAAGTGAAAAGAGCGGTTCCCACATGGGTTATTGCTAGAACTGCCGGAAAATTTAGAACACATCCAAAAAGAAGACACTGGAGAGTCAGAAAGATAAAGGCTTAG
- a CDS encoding 50S ribosomal protein L31e: MTLEEAKKSAEENEEKAEEAVPKAEEETEKVEEIEVAEEEETEEVKPPAREEAEEEEIVEERFYTIPLGKAWVAPRDKRAPRAIRIIRDFIRRHMKLEAGGGEEEETEPKRIIISNEVNERIWSRGIQKPPRKIRVRAAKDKDGNVTVYLAEGD, encoded by the coding sequence ATGACACTGGAAGAAGCCAAAAAAAGTGCAGAAGAAAACGAGGAAAAAGCGGAAGAAGCCGTCCCGAAAGCTGAAGAAGAAACAGAAAAAGTAGAGGAAATTGAAGTCGCCGAGGAAGAGGAGACGGAAGAAGTCAAGCCTCCGGCAAGAGAAGAGGCAGAAGAAGAGGAAATTGTTGAAGAAAGGTTCTACACCATTCCGCTCGGGAAAGCTTGGGTTGCACCCCGAGATAAAAGGGCGCCAAGAGCCATCAGGATAATACGCGACTTTATTAGGAGACACATGAAGCTGGAGGCTGGGGGAGGAGAAGAAGAGGAAACCGAGCCGAAAAGAATAATCATAAGCAATGAGGTAAACGAGAGAATCTGGAGCAGAGGCATTCAAAAGCCTCCAAGAAAAATCCGCGTTAGAGCCGCAAAAGACAAGGATGGAAACGTAACAGTTTACCTGGCTGAAGGAGACTGA